In a genomic window of Nocardiopsis mwathae:
- a CDS encoding cobyric acid synthase, with the protein MTRTPPGAAPALLVAGTTSDAGKSVLTAGLCRWLSRQGVKVAPFKAQNMSLNSVVTPDGAEIGRAQAMQAAACGIEPSALMNPVLLKPGGERTSQVVVRGRPIGEADALNYRDFKDRLREVAVEGLAELRSRYDAVICEGAGSPAEINLRSGDIANMGLARAAHLPVLVVGDIDRGGVFAALHGTLALLEPADQALVAGFVINKFRGAPELLDPGLRMITELTGRPVHGVLPWLDGLWLDVEDSLALSVDRGPMRAPVGRRTLRVAVVRTPRISNFTDIDALTVEPGVDVRFVTAPHELGDADLVVLPGSRATVADLAWLRDRGLHDAVARHVEAGRPVLGICGGYQMLAEEIRDDVESGAGRVTGLGLLPTAVHFERDKTLGRPEGSAYGQRVEAYEIHHGRTTVDWGRADGAPVPFLDGCRRGPVFGTTWHGALENDGFRRAFLADVAAVAGRDFVPAADTDFAAERTARLDALGDLVELHMDTDAVRRLLDEGAPEELPVIPPAGPVLAPTS; encoded by the coding sequence GTGACGCGGACCCCACCCGGCGCCGCTCCGGCGCTCCTCGTCGCCGGAACCACCTCCGACGCCGGAAAGAGCGTCCTCACCGCGGGGCTGTGCCGCTGGCTCAGCCGCCAGGGCGTGAAGGTCGCCCCCTTCAAGGCGCAGAACATGTCGCTCAACTCGGTGGTGACGCCCGACGGCGCCGAGATCGGCCGCGCCCAGGCCATGCAGGCCGCCGCCTGCGGTATCGAGCCCAGCGCCCTGATGAATCCCGTACTCCTCAAACCGGGGGGTGAGCGCACCAGCCAGGTCGTCGTTCGGGGCCGCCCCATCGGTGAGGCCGACGCCCTGAACTACCGCGACTTCAAGGACCGGCTGCGCGAGGTGGCCGTGGAGGGCCTGGCCGAGCTCCGCTCCCGCTATGACGCGGTGATCTGCGAGGGCGCGGGCAGCCCCGCCGAGATCAACCTGCGCTCCGGCGACATCGCCAACATGGGGCTCGCCCGCGCCGCACACCTGCCGGTGCTCGTCGTCGGGGACATCGACCGGGGCGGCGTGTTCGCCGCGCTGCACGGCACGCTGGCCCTGCTGGAGCCGGCCGACCAGGCGCTGGTCGCCGGGTTCGTGATCAACAAGTTCCGCGGCGCGCCCGAACTCCTCGACCCCGGCCTGCGGATGATCACCGAGCTCACCGGTCGGCCCGTCCACGGGGTACTGCCCTGGCTCGACGGGCTGTGGCTGGACGTGGAGGACTCGCTGGCGCTGAGCGTCGACCGCGGGCCGATGCGCGCCCCGGTCGGGCGGCGGACGCTGCGCGTCGCCGTCGTCCGCACCCCGCGCATCAGCAACTTCACCGACATCGACGCGCTGACCGTGGAGCCCGGTGTCGACGTGCGCTTCGTGACCGCGCCGCACGAGCTCGGCGACGCCGACCTGGTGGTCCTGCCGGGCAGCCGCGCCACCGTCGCCGACCTGGCCTGGCTGCGCGACCGGGGGCTGCACGACGCCGTGGCCCGCCACGTCGAGGCGGGTCGGCCGGTGCTGGGGATCTGCGGCGGTTACCAGATGCTCGCCGAGGAGATCCGCGACGACGTGGAGTCCGGCGCCGGGCGGGTCACCGGGCTCGGCCTGCTGCCGACGGCCGTGCACTTCGAGCGGGACAAGACCCTGGGCCGGCCCGAGGGCAGCGCGTACGGGCAGCGGGTCGAGGCCTACGAGATCCACCACGGGCGCACCACGGTGGACTGGGGCCGCGCCGACGGCGCACCCGTTCCGTTCCTGGACGGCTGCCGCCGCGGGCCGGTGTTCGGCACGACCTGGCACGGTGCCCTGGAGAACGACGGGTTCCGCCGCGCCTTCCTGGCCGACGTCGCGGCGGTGGCCGGGCGCGACTTCGTCCCCGCAGCCGACACCGACTTCGCCGCCGAGCGCACCGCGCGCCTGGACGCGCTCGGCGACCTCGTCGAGCTGCACATGGACACCGACGCCGTGCGGCGCCTGCTCGACGAGGGCGCGCCGGAGGAGCTGCCCGTGATCCCCCCGGCGGGGCCGGTGCTCGCGCCGACCTCCTGA